The genomic DNA attaaaataataataataaatagcatAATTTGGTAACCAGCATGGGAAACAGACAGAAATGTTATCCCTGTGCAGACCACTTTTCCCATGTGTACTGTGAGTGCATCTCTGTCTGAACAAGGACAGGAACTGTTTTCAGGCCTTACTACCGccatgcaaaataaaaagtttgtgatccacaaaatgaggaaaaataagtAAAACGTTATGTGTTATAGACTTCACTCTGATATCTCATTGTTGCATGAAAATAGCACTAAATAATGTTCTTATGTATGTATGGAATTACCAATCTGTTGTCATGTtggttatttattatgtttttgttgattaaaaaaataataataataataatttatatatatatatatatatatttgagcaTTGAGACCagatgtatcaaatatgatacaaattattaaaactcataaatggaaatggaaattgatgattgatttttttctctttttttgaaagcataaaaaatatgtggttttataatgtttatttttagttaaaacatTATAATGATGAAAATTATCTTGATCAGAACATGCACTCACTGTTAACACAAGgctcagtcttggtcccacaccaggcaggaaatgaccagaaattataaaaactatagaaataaatctattcagaagccaccaaatactgtttcattccacctaTTTGCAAAAtaacattctttaaaatgtgttatcactcattcattccatcattgttctctatagttgtttttctccacagtattcagttcatgttttggtTGTTCATAGGGACCAATAAAGGCTCCAGTTTCAAAACGTTGTCATTTTCTGACAAAGATTTAATGATTCAGGCTTTACAAGGTTACATTGGTTGCCTTAGATCAGCCAAAACCACAGAGCTGCAGCTCCGTAAAATGTGGTGCAAACAAAGAGAAGAAACAGAAACTCTCTCTCTGTGGCTGTTCATAAACAAACCCATGACTGTGGAGTGCTTGGTGGTGACAGTGTTGTGGAAAGTGTGCGACTGTGTGTAGAAGCAGAGGCTGACTtgtttttagaaaaacaaagaacagaATGGCCTTTGTAAAGCTCTGCTAATGTTCCAGCACAGTGAACCAAAGTCAAACACTTACGGTCCTCTCCCACGTTGAGCTGAGATGGGTTGTCGCCGTGGGTTTTGGCCTGTAAAGATGGACTGTTTGACAGGGTGCTGCTGGACCACGGCTGGGCATCACCTGTGACCTCAGTATGGAGGTCAGACGGGCTGGAGCTTGTGTGTGAGCCGCTGGGCTCTTGGGGGGAGATGGATCCTGATCCTGATGTTGAACGGGACTGGTTGCCTGATGTAGCGATGGGAGTCTCAGGTGCAGGAGCAGATGTGGGGGGGGCAGTTGGACCTGGATTACCTGTTTGTTTTCCCAGATTTATTGTAGAGTCGGAAAGAGGGGGCGTGGTGTTATGGGATACGTTGTAATCTGGAGAGGTTGGCGGGATGTTCGGTACATCTACCGAGGAGGTGTGAGCTACATCTGTGGTGCTGATAATAGCTGGGGGGTGAGAGGGGGAGGAGTGGCTTTCGGCAGTAACGACTGGCAGTTCTGACGGTGACTCATTTGTTGTGTGAGCGCTCTTCTCTGGAACAAGAGAGGCAGATGGAGGGAAAATAATcagcaaaaatatttcatttattatgaATAAAAGATGGGATGAATGGGGTTTTGAAGAACAAAAGAGGAAAATAGAAACTTACTATCAAAACGCTAACTGCTAACTCCCCCAGTAAAAGGGATTGTAAAGAGCTTTACTtagaaatgtacagtatgttcttGACGTATGGACACTTTTACACAATCATCTAACTAGTATAGAAAACAAATCAAACTGAAAAAGAATAATCTTATAATGTCCCACTTTTGTTTCTTTGCCAACTTATTAGTAACAGTGAATATTTAATAACTGCACAGAAACACCgaatacaattaattacaattttccTCCACTgctatgactgagagggagatctttaatcatattattgttgatttaatgtttttattactgatttgaatgtttttattgatttttaaattgttaaatattttctgttgtactttttaatcatgtaaagcacaatgaaTTGCCTTGTTTATGAagtgcactatacaaatacatttgccttgcctaaataGCCTATAATTTACTAtagttattatattataatattcaCTGGCGTCTGAATACTGTAGATGGTGATCGATCTAAGTATTATTATggagaaataaaacatttttgattgGTGATCCTGATTTTAAATTAggtataatttaaaaagtttaaacttcttcctactccttttcatGCATGTAAACTTGATTGATGACTACTGTACTAtctctgtttttgtcattgttgttgatgttttctcttttttctttcatgtttgaaataaatacattttaattccattcaaaaacaTTACAGTACACGCCACAGTGCAGTTAGTAGGTTAGTGAAATGTTTCCATGTATTGTTATGTGATGCCAGCTCTGCTCTCACAGACAGTCTGCCACCTTTTGCACTTCCATGAGAAAAGTCACACTGCTTTTAATCACTTCTCTCCTCTTGTCAGCACCATCTGTGTTGTTCAACCACTTCCTACCTCGCTCACTTCTTCTTTCCAAGAATAACTTATCACCTTTTTATTTATGCGAGTCTTTTCCTTCTGTTGTGTGCATTGTTCCTGGTATGGTTGAAATCTCATGCTATCTTTGCACGCATTTAATACACAGCAGTAGCTGCATTACTTAAATTTAACAAATACAAGTTTATGATGGAAAAGATAACTAAGGTCACTCTGACACAACTTTTATGTGACATATGCGTATTTATTTACCCTTGCTTTGTCATAGTAAGTATgaggcgccgattgtaaagttgtgcatgctcaaataaacagcaactttttgcaacaaaccacgtttaaaaaaatctgcgtgaatttttttatattacttttgaccagatttacagcaatatttgtgaaatttcttttctcataaaaatatgtaatgtcaatgttagatctaaatctaaattataaatgttaaatctaaatgttgaatctaaatctaaatattaaatcaatctaaatgttaaatctgaatgtaaaatctaaatgtcacaggtaaatatttagctaatatgcaaattcggaggtgacatttagttttagatttaagatttagatttagatttaacatttatatttaatattgacattatatttttatgagaaaaaaaatcacaaatttcacaaatactgCTCTAAATCTGAAcaaaagtaacatgaaaaaaaattgcgtacagtttttaaacgtggtttgttgctgaatgttgcaaaaaaattaCTGGTAATTTTAACACTCGCAACTTTATAATTGGTGTCCCATAAGTGAGGAGAAAATTGTTggttttttaaacttgaaacCTACTTTATTGGATTCCTTCCCTGAGTCTATTTCCAATACAAAGAGTGATCTCACTTGTGTGTTAGGATGAATGTATTTGTATGACCCTAAGGTACTTCCATACCAAAGAGGACCTTTGCATCATGAGTTGAAGTCAAATGCCTTTGGGCTTAACCTCACTACTTGTATGGCGTAGAACTACTTTCACTGCACAGTTAAAGCAGACCCACTCTGTCCATGTGGTGAACCCTGAAATTAGGCTTCAGACCACTTCAGAACAAGGAAAAACAATGATAAAGTCTTGGTTAAAAATAGCTCATGTGCTATGAGCCTCCTGTTGTTGGGCTTCCGACTGAACTCTTCTAAAGAGAGTCAAAACTTCCTGTCTGGCAATCCTCAAACAGACAAAGAATAAGCCTGGTATCAGATTATCTCTGCGTGCATGTTTTCCAAAGATAACAGCTTTCTTTCACCTACAGTTACATGAGAGGGAGTTCCTTACTTACCATCGTTGGAGGTCATGATGGTGGTTTCCTCATCTGTTGAAGCATTGTTGGTTAAACCTTCCGTTCCATTAGTACT from Gouania willdenowi chromosome 4, fGouWil2.1, whole genome shotgun sequence includes the following:
- the LOC114461871 gene encoding DNA-directed RNA polymerase II subunit RPB1-like → MMETKLWLYLCVLLLFHSGSAEHDGDHGAVHAAAHSDVSTKASPAVSVPDLSLDSVNAHLNDSATSTNGTEGLTNNASTDEETTIMTSNDEKSAHTTNESPSELPVVTAESHSSPSHPPAIISTTDVAHTSSVDVPNIPPTSPDYNVSHNTTPPLSDSTINLGKQTGNPGPTAPPTSAPAPETPIATSGNQSRSTSGSGSISPQEPSGSHTSSSPSDLHTEVTGDAQPWSSSTLSNSPSLQAKTHGDNPSQLNVGEDPTVRHDSPKLDPLLAGLVSAFIITAVIFTLLVFLKLRRRDNRPEFRRLQDLPMDDMMEDTSLTMYSY